From one Paenibacillus terrae HPL-003 genomic stretch:
- a CDS encoding NUDIX hydrolase, with amino-acid sequence MTNTSKHNHIGLTEEQFLAAYDANQYERPSVTVDMLLFTVMDQLQHNYRKLPEKTLQLLLIQRGEHPFLGQWALPGGFVGMDESLEEAAQRELKTETNVDRIYMEQLYTWGDVARDPRTRVISCAYMALVDHDSLEIQAGDDAADAQWFELGYSVAQERRTNQSEGYRWEQDINITLKHGDIHLSAKVKVTEILKGKTIQVKREVLESQGIAFDHAKIIVYGIERLRSKIEYTDIAFHLMPSLFTLSELQQVYEIILGKELLAAAFRRKIAELVEETNEYRKAAGHRPSKLYRFKPRSRFI; translated from the coding sequence TTGACGAATACATCGAAGCACAATCATATCGGTTTGACAGAGGAACAATTTTTGGCTGCATATGATGCCAATCAGTATGAGCGTCCATCGGTAACGGTGGATATGCTGCTTTTTACGGTGATGGATCAGCTCCAGCATAATTATCGCAAGCTGCCGGAGAAGACACTCCAGCTACTTCTGATCCAGAGAGGGGAGCATCCGTTTTTGGGACAATGGGCGCTGCCAGGCGGATTTGTAGGGATGGATGAAAGTCTGGAAGAGGCTGCACAACGTGAGCTTAAGACTGAAACGAATGTGGATCGGATTTATATGGAGCAGCTATATACATGGGGAGATGTAGCACGTGATCCACGTACGCGGGTCATAAGTTGCGCTTACATGGCATTGGTAGATCACGATTCACTGGAGATACAAGCCGGGGATGATGCTGCGGATGCCCAATGGTTTGAACTGGGCTACAGTGTGGCTCAGGAGAGACGGACAAATCAGTCGGAAGGTTACAGGTGGGAACAAGACATTAACATTACTTTGAAGCATGGGGACATTCACCTGTCAGCCAAAGTAAAAGTGACTGAAATTCTTAAGGGAAAGACCATTCAGGTCAAGCGAGAAGTGCTGGAATCACAAGGTATTGCTTTTGACCATGCCAAAATTATTGTGTACGGCATCGAGCGTTTGCGCAGCAAAATAGAATATACAGATATTGCTTTTCACCTGATGCCATCCCTGTTTACTTTGAGTGAGCTTCAACAGGTATATGAAATTATTCTGGGTAAGGAATTGTTGGCAGCAGCCTTCCGTCGCAAAATAGCCGAACTGGTGGAAGAGACGAATGAATATAGAAAGGCGGCCGGACATCGTCCGTCCAAGTTATACCGCTTCAAGCCCCGGTCGCGTTTTATATAG
- a CDS encoding NADAR family protein, translating into MEKFTFFYRSQSPFSQWYPSVFIVDGVEFNCAEQYMMFKKAQLFGDEEAASKIMQAPTPREQKARGRSVRGFDQALWEANCRQFVYDGNYAKFTQNPNLLKHLLKTKGTTLVEASPTDTIWGVGLAETDARIRYRKSWRGTNWLGEILTRLREDAQQKEEQPS; encoded by the coding sequence GTGGAAAAGTTCACATTTTTTTATCGCAGTCAGTCGCCATTTTCACAATGGTATCCCTCTGTGTTTATCGTGGATGGAGTGGAATTCAACTGTGCGGAGCAATATATGATGTTTAAAAAAGCTCAGCTTTTTGGAGATGAAGAGGCGGCCAGTAAAATTATGCAAGCCCCTACTCCTCGGGAGCAAAAAGCACGTGGCCGTAGTGTGCGCGGATTTGATCAAGCCTTGTGGGAGGCGAATTGCCGACAATTTGTGTATGACGGTAACTACGCCAAATTTACACAAAATCCGAATTTACTTAAGCATCTGCTCAAAACGAAAGGAACTACGCTGGTTGAGGCTAGTCCGACGGACACGATTTGGGGAGTTGGTTTGGCTGAAACTGATGCTCGCATACGCTACCGCAAATCTTGGCGAGGCACGAATTGGCTTGGGGAAATACTGACGAGACTACGTGAGGATGCACAGCAAAAGGAGGAACAGCCATCATGA
- the cysC gene encoding adenylyl-sulfate kinase translates to MSPNENVTWHTSDVDKQARQLLNGHKSPVLWFTGLSGSGKSTVSSTLEKALFARGIRTFILDGDNVRHGLNRNLGFLPADRKENIRRIAEVAKLMSHAGVLTICATISPYREDREMVKDILQQEGCYEIYIQCSLEECERRDPKGMYKKARTGEIRHFTGIDAPYEAPLEPDLVVSTESREIVQSVQDILDFLDRESLLL, encoded by the coding sequence ATGAGTCCAAATGAGAACGTCACTTGGCATACATCAGACGTTGACAAGCAAGCGCGCCAGCTTCTGAATGGGCATAAAAGCCCGGTACTTTGGTTTACGGGGCTGTCTGGCTCGGGGAAATCAACGGTATCCTCCACACTGGAAAAAGCATTATTTGCACGAGGTATACGCACGTTTATTTTGGATGGGGATAATGTTCGGCATGGTTTAAATCGAAATCTGGGTTTCCTGCCCGCTGACCGCAAAGAAAACATCCGTCGTATTGCTGAAGTAGCGAAGCTGATGTCACATGCGGGAGTGCTGACGATTTGCGCTACGATTTCTCCTTATCGTGAGGATCGTGAAATGGTAAAGGACATTTTACAGCAGGAAGGCTGTTATGAAATCTATATCCAGTGCAGTCTGGAGGAATGCGAGCGGCGTGATCCCAAAGGCATGTACAAGAAGGCAAGAACCGGAGAAATACGCCATTTTACCGGTATTGATGCGCCTTATGAAGCACCATTAGAGCCTGATCTTGTTGTATCTACTGAAAGTCGGGAGATCGTTCAGTCAGTTCAGGATATATTGGATTTTCTCGATAGGGAATCGTTGTTGCTCTAA